One region of Streptomyces capillispiralis genomic DNA includes:
- a CDS encoding class I SAM-dependent methyltransferase, whose product MSDHTTTEQTARTAELLAAHPWVARARPAPDGGLHVVPHPDAVAAAPDHGPLLREHLEQWAEVYEWVYETGEGRHADDLDLSGWRSSDTGAPLPEAHMRDWVDRTVDLVLAQRPSRLLELGCGTGLLAHRLHPRLDGYVGTDVAQVAVDRLTAAGLPRTAFVRAAAHETDAPRVRDAMDHVFGPQVRPDCVLFNSVTQCFPDLAYLTAVLHGALAAVADGSTVIVGDIRHSGLVLDHFTRLERARDPEADDATVTARATAAAASDEELSFAPAAVVTALVGQPRPVRMSVHARTMAEDTELTRYRYDIVLHVGPHTPAPDTPRVRRTPWDAHRGSGTREALRAALDGDGPVVVHGIPNALLADAPGAVTPYALREALDGTDAAVLLDAADPRLLAVVSPAHRAPAATEQAPDPVGPAAHEPFPLFVRRRLPEVLRDHLRRADPGAALPAITVVDGTGDGPS is encoded by the coding sequence GTGTCCGACCACACCACGACTGAACAGACCGCCCGCACGGCGGAGTTGCTGGCCGCCCACCCCTGGGTGGCGCGCGCCCGCCCGGCACCCGACGGCGGCCTCCACGTCGTACCGCACCCGGACGCCGTGGCCGCCGCACCCGACCACGGCCCCCTGCTGCGCGAACACCTCGAACAGTGGGCCGAGGTCTACGAGTGGGTGTACGAGACGGGGGAGGGCCGGCACGCCGACGACCTGGACCTCTCCGGCTGGCGGTCCTCCGACACCGGGGCGCCGCTGCCCGAGGCCCACATGCGCGACTGGGTGGACCGCACCGTCGACCTCGTCCTCGCGCAGCGCCCGTCGCGCCTGCTCGAACTGGGCTGCGGCACCGGCCTGCTCGCCCACCGCCTGCACCCGCGCCTGGACGGCTACGTCGGCACCGACGTCGCCCAGGTCGCCGTGGACCGGCTCACCGCCGCCGGCCTGCCCCGCACCGCGTTCGTACGGGCCGCCGCCCACGAGACGGACGCCCCCCGCGTACGGGACGCCATGGACCACGTCTTCGGGCCGCAAGTCCGCCCCGACTGCGTGCTGTTCAACTCCGTCACCCAGTGCTTCCCCGACCTGGCCTACCTGACGGCCGTCCTGCACGGCGCGCTGGCCGCCGTCGCCGACGGCAGCACCGTGATCGTCGGGGACATCCGCCACTCCGGGCTGGTCCTGGACCACTTCACCCGGCTGGAGCGGGCCCGCGACCCCGAGGCGGACGACGCGACGGTCACCGCCCGGGCCACTGCCGCCGCCGCCTCCGACGAGGAACTGTCCTTCGCGCCCGCCGCCGTCGTCACGGCGCTCGTCGGCCAGCCGCGCCCGGTCCGCATGAGCGTCCACGCCCGCACCATGGCCGAGGACACCGAACTCACCCGCTACCGCTACGACATCGTCCTGCACGTCGGCCCCCACACCCCCGCCCCGGACACCCCGCGGGTGCGCCGCACCCCGTGGGACGCCCACCGGGGGAGCGGCACCCGGGAGGCGCTGCGCGCGGCCCTCGACGGCGACGGCCCCGTCGTCGTCCACGGCATCCCCAACGCCCTGCTCGCCGACGCGCCCGGGGCCGTCACCCCGTACGCCCTGCGCGAGGCCCTGGACGGCACGGACGCCGCCGTGCTGCTCGACGCGGCCGACCCGCGCCTGCTGGCCGTGGTGTCCCCGGCGCACCGCGCGCCCGCCGCCACCGAGCAGGCCCCGGACCCCGTCGGCCCGGCCGCCCACGAGCCGTTCCCCCTGTTCGTGCGGCGCCGCCTGCCCGAGGTGCTGCGCGACCACCTGCGCCGGGCCGACCCGGGCGCCGCGCTCCCGGCGATCACCGTGGTGGACGGCACCGGGGACGGCCCCTCATGA
- a CDS encoding ABC transporter ATP-binding protein, which translates to MTTPAPPRSVPLLAAEGLAVHRTLDGVTVLPPVDLSVGDGQVLAVTGPSGAGKSTLLRALLDVLPDGLDRSAGTVRRRGTAVPPGRAARRWRRTRTGWLGQDPAAALNPLWRVDRLIGEGFTGDPAARAHRVGDLMERLGLPPGLAARRAGELSGGQAQRVALARALCADPELLVLDEPTSALDRAAAGLVADAVRSRRGVPGRGVVLVTHDTGLATELADMTLTLGTDPHAGEPLPLLPARDTGRHLPAPPPPARDGTGRATASPTPPGKSPHHPATPALAARSLTLRTPDGTPLLDPCDLELPTGGWLAVTGPSGSGKTTLLHALAGRRPPAGGHLLLHGRPLPAATRARDRRTLRSVQLAGQDTATELNPAHTAARSVTRPLKVFHGMTAAARRDRVQELLAAVGLPAELASRRPPALSGGQRRRVVLARALAAGPDVLLLDEPTAGLDHASARTVLDLLDRLRAEGTAVLTVTHDPRTAARADHVLHLTGRRLTPVPPATAPTDQPHAPRTEHTGVRPHHD; encoded by the coding sequence ATGACGACCCCCGCCCCGCCCCGCTCCGTGCCCCTGCTCGCCGCCGAAGGACTGGCCGTCCACCGCACCCTCGACGGCGTCACCGTGCTGCCGCCGGTCGACCTGAGCGTCGGTGACGGCCAGGTCCTCGCCGTCACCGGCCCGTCCGGCGCGGGCAAGTCCACGCTGCTGCGCGCCCTGCTCGACGTCCTCCCGGACGGGCTGGACCGCTCGGCGGGCACCGTGCGCCGGCGCGGTACGGCGGTGCCGCCGGGCCGGGCGGCACGGCGCTGGCGGCGCACCCGCACCGGCTGGCTGGGACAGGACCCCGCCGCCGCGCTCAACCCGCTCTGGCGGGTCGACCGGCTCATCGGCGAGGGCTTCACCGGCGATCCGGCCGCCCGCGCGCACCGGGTCGGCGACCTGATGGAACGGCTGGGTCTGCCGCCCGGGCTCGCCGCGCGGCGCGCGGGGGAGCTGTCGGGAGGACAGGCCCAGCGGGTCGCCCTGGCCCGCGCGCTGTGCGCCGACCCCGAACTCCTCGTGCTGGACGAACCCACCTCGGCACTCGACCGCGCCGCCGCCGGCCTGGTCGCCGACGCGGTGCGGTCACGGCGCGGCGTCCCCGGCCGGGGCGTCGTCCTGGTCACTCACGACACCGGCCTCGCCACCGAACTGGCCGACATGACGCTGACCTTGGGCACGGACCCGCACGCCGGGGAACCGCTCCCGCTCCTTCCCGCCCGCGACACCGGCCGGCACCTCCCCGCCCCGCCTCCGCCGGCGCGGGACGGGACCGGCCGCGCGACCGCCTCTCCCACGCCGCCGGGGAAGAGCCCGCACCACCCCGCCACCCCCGCGCTCGCCGCCCGTTCCCTCACCCTCCGCACCCCGGACGGCACCCCCCTGCTCGACCCCTGCGACCTGGAACTGCCGACAGGCGGCTGGCTGGCCGTCACCGGACCGTCCGGCAGCGGCAAGACGACCCTGCTGCACGCCCTGGCCGGCCGCCGCCCCCCGGCCGGCGGCCATCTGCTGCTGCACGGACGCCCGCTGCCCGCCGCGACCCGCGCCCGCGACCGACGGACGCTCCGCTCCGTGCAGCTGGCCGGCCAGGACACCGCGACGGAACTCAACCCGGCGCACACCGCCGCCCGTTCGGTCACCCGCCCGCTGAAGGTGTTCCACGGCATGACCGCGGCCGCCCGCCGGGACCGGGTCCAGGAACTCCTGGCAGCCGTCGGGCTCCCGGCCGAACTGGCGTCCCGCAGACCGCCCGCGCTCTCCGGCGGCCAGCGCCGCCGGGTCGTCCTCGCCCGGGCCCTCGCCGCCGGCCCGGACGTGCTGCTCCTGGACGAGCCCACCGCGGGCCTGGACCACGCGTCGGCGCGGACCGTCCTCGACCTGCTCGACCGCCTGCGCGCGGAGGGAACGGCCGTCCTGACCGTCACCCACGACCCCCGCACGGCCGCCCGGGCCGACCACGTCCTGCACCTGACCGGCCGCCGCCTCACCCCGGTGCCACCCGCGACCGCACCCACCGACCAGCCCCACGCACCACGAACGGAGCACACCGGTGTCCGACCACACCACGACTGA
- a CDS encoding ABC transporter permease subunit, translating to MKARSPLRPPRTVRRAAPAALAAALLVCVPLGRYAAPHPPERTVAAPWTPPGGPHPLGTDVLGRDVLSRVLAGGTQLLTVSLLAAAAAVVCGTALGLAAGWTGGRTSRAVRALSDLLLAVPALVLALVLATALPGSAAVVVAAVLAGAPLTARVVATQCAHLRDSGHVHAAVERGERTPAVLLHEVLPALRRLVAADAGLRLVTALQIAATLAVLGLGPRPPAPDWALMLSENLPGAALNPSALLAPAVPLALCAWAFAAAARSAARTPEETA from the coding sequence GTGAAGGCCCGCTCGCCCCTCCGCCCGCCCCGTACCGTCCGCCGCGCCGCGCCCGCCGCCCTGGCCGCCGCCCTGCTGGTGTGCGTGCCACTGGGCCGGTACGCCGCCCCGCACCCGCCGGAACGCACGGTCGCCGCACCCTGGACGCCGCCCGGCGGACCGCACCCGCTGGGCACCGACGTCCTCGGCCGCGACGTCCTGTCCCGCGTCCTCGCCGGCGGGACCCAGCTGCTCACCGTGTCCCTGCTCGCGGCCGCCGCCGCCGTCGTCTGCGGTACGGCCCTCGGTCTCGCCGCGGGCTGGACGGGCGGCCGCACCTCCCGCGCCGTACGCGCCCTGAGCGACCTGCTGCTCGCGGTGCCCGCCCTCGTCCTCGCGCTGGTGCTGGCCACCGCGCTGCCCGGCAGCGCGGCGGTCGTGGTGGCGGCGGTGCTCGCCGGTGCGCCGCTGACCGCGCGGGTCGTCGCCACCCAGTGCGCCCACCTGCGGGACAGCGGACACGTGCACGCCGCCGTCGAACGGGGCGAGCGCACCCCCGCCGTCCTCCTCCACGAGGTGCTGCCCGCACTGCGCCGCCTGGTCGCCGCCGACGCCGGGCTGCGCCTGGTCACGGCGCTGCAGATCGCGGCGACGCTGGCCGTACTCGGCCTCGGTCCGCGACCGCCCGCGCCCGACTGGGCGTTGATGCTCAGCGAGAACCTGCCCGGCGCCGCGCTCAACCCGTCGGCGCTGCTCGCCCCGGCCGTCCCGCTGGCGCTGTGCGCCTGGGCGTTCGCGGCGGCGGCCCGCTCCGCCGCCCGCACCCCGGAGGAGACGGCATGA
- a CDS encoding ABC transporter permease: MTGRSAGRGGGVRRAGRALRPVGRAAALTAAATAVVFTATELLPGDAGELRTAGRASAADIAAERDRLGLDRPAAVRYADWLYGLVRGDLGRSLVSGRPVADLFTERLPATAVLVAVALAGTVLLTVTALAVTGLRGGRGGSAATGLAAVPQPVYAAVLGAVLAGLLGWLPAVSLLPPGGSPLADPRVLVLPALTLALPSAAFATALLRGALGDALRRPHVTDARLRGLPAPLVLHRHVLPFLYAPALQVTALLAGGLVAGTALAETLFGYPGTGQLLVSAVAVRDVPVIQAAALLPAAVLLLGMLLADLAARRTTAPDQARDAAPGLTGRPV; the protein is encoded by the coding sequence GTGACCGGGCGTTCCGCCGGCCGGGGCGGGGGCGTGCGCCGCGCCGGCCGGGCGCTGCGTCCGGTGGGGCGGGCCGCCGCGCTGACCGCGGCCGCCACGGCCGTGGTCTTCACGGCCACCGAACTGCTCCCCGGTGACGCGGGGGAGCTGAGGACGGCGGGACGCGCCTCCGCGGCGGACATCGCGGCGGAACGCGACCGGCTCGGCCTGGACCGGCCCGCCGCGGTGCGCTACGCCGACTGGCTGTACGGCCTGGTCCGCGGCGACCTGGGCCGCTCCCTGGTGAGCGGCCGCCCGGTGGCGGACCTGTTCACGGAACGGCTGCCCGCCACCGCCGTCCTGGTCGCGGTGGCCCTGGCCGGCACCGTGCTGCTGACCGTGACCGCCCTGGCCGTCACCGGTCTGCGGGGCGGCCGGGGCGGTTCGGCCGCCACCGGCCTGGCCGCCGTGCCGCAGCCGGTGTACGCGGCGGTGCTCGGCGCGGTCCTGGCCGGCCTGCTCGGCTGGCTGCCCGCCGTCTCCCTGCTCCCGCCCGGCGGTTCGCCCCTGGCCGATCCGCGCGTCCTGGTGCTGCCCGCCCTCACCCTGGCCCTGCCCTCGGCCGCGTTCGCCACGGCCCTGCTGCGCGGGGCGCTGGGCGACGCCCTGCGCCGGCCGCACGTGACGGACGCGCGGCTGCGCGGCCTGCCGGCGCCGCTGGTGCTGCACCGGCACGTCCTGCCCTTCCTGTACGCGCCCGCGCTCCAGGTCACGGCCCTGCTGGCGGGCGGACTCGTCGCCGGAACCGCCCTGGCGGAGACCCTGTTCGGCTATCCCGGCACCGGGCAGCTGCTGGTGTCCGCCGTCGCGGTGCGGGACGTCCCCGTCATCCAGGCCGCGGCGCTCCTCCCGGCCGCCGTCCTGCTGCTGGGCATGCTCCTGGCCGACCTGGCGGCCCGCCGCACCACGGCCCCGGACCAGGCTCGGGACGCCGCCCCCGGCCTCACCGGGAGGCCCGTGTGA
- a CDS encoding ABC transporter substrate-binding protein codes for MHQHPTPRSLPSRRSAATALAAVGALLLSACSSTPAKDTPAASDSTPVDGGTLRYAVAGSPATASGDPHGGLGNESDVLRFALTYDVLTVPGADGRTRPRLATSWKPDADMDRWTLTLRDDARFTDGRPVRAADVLYSLRRIAGKAAENYGRLADFDLAKSTAPDAHTVVLATRAPMADAPRALESVTFVVPEGSEDFSRPVTGSGPYRVERTGAQTAVLTRNEKWWGERPHLDRIEIQAVADPQARASAVASGQADVAGSVSPAAVKSAGSSARTQVIRRDGVTEYPFVMRLDTAPFDDPRVREAFRLAADRKALVDTVFLGYGKVANDLPTPYDPSTPKDLPQRTRDVEKAKRLLAQAGHADGLTVTLHTTTSYPGMDTAATLYAQQLADIGVDAEVKVEPADTYWTAVYAKKAFYTGYYGGISFPDLTRVGLLSDSPTNETAWRSRSFDEGFAEAMATANEARRQDLLAGIQRDLWKDGGYVVWGTGDGLDLAAPGVRGLPDGPGFQRMFIDQVWMAK; via the coding sequence ATGCACCAGCACCCGACCCCCCGTTCCCTCCCGTCCCGCAGATCCGCCGCCACCGCCCTGGCCGCCGTCGGCGCCCTCCTGCTGAGCGCCTGCTCCAGCACGCCCGCCAAGGACACCCCGGCGGCCTCCGACAGCACCCCCGTGGACGGCGGCACCCTGCGCTACGCCGTCGCCGGCTCACCCGCCACCGCCAGTGGCGACCCGCACGGCGGCCTCGGCAACGAGTCCGACGTCCTGCGGTTCGCCCTCACCTACGACGTCCTGACCGTCCCGGGAGCGGACGGCAGGACCCGCCCCCGGCTCGCCACTTCGTGGAAGCCCGACGCGGACATGGACCGCTGGACCCTCACCCTGCGCGACGACGCCCGCTTCACCGACGGCCGCCCGGTGCGCGCCGCCGACGTGCTGTACTCCCTGCGCCGCATCGCCGGCAAGGCCGCCGAGAACTACGGCCGACTCGCCGACTTCGACCTGGCGAAGTCCACCGCCCCCGACGCCCACACCGTCGTCCTGGCCACCCGCGCCCCCATGGCCGACGCGCCCAGGGCTCTGGAGTCCGTCACCTTCGTCGTCCCGGAGGGCAGCGAGGACTTCTCCCGCCCGGTCACCGGCTCGGGCCCGTACCGGGTGGAGCGCACCGGCGCCCAGACCGCCGTCCTCACCCGCAACGAGAAGTGGTGGGGCGAGCGGCCGCACCTGGACCGGATCGAGATCCAGGCCGTCGCCGACCCGCAGGCGCGGGCGAGCGCCGTCGCCTCCGGTCAGGCCGACGTCGCCGGCAGCGTCAGCCCCGCCGCCGTCAAGAGCGCCGGCTCCTCGGCCCGGACCCAGGTGATCCGGCGCGACGGCGTCACCGAGTACCCGTTCGTCATGCGCCTGGACACCGCGCCGTTCGACGACCCCCGGGTCCGTGAGGCCTTCCGTCTGGCGGCCGACCGCAAGGCCCTGGTCGACACCGTCTTCCTCGGCTACGGCAAGGTCGCCAACGACCTCCCCACCCCCTACGACCCCTCCACCCCGAAGGACCTGCCGCAGCGCACCCGCGACGTCGAGAAGGCCAAGCGGCTGCTGGCCCAGGCGGGCCACGCCGACGGACTGACCGTCACCCTGCACACCACCACCTCCTATCCCGGCATGGACACCGCGGCCACCCTGTACGCGCAGCAGCTCGCCGACATCGGTGTGGACGCCGAGGTGAAGGTCGAACCCGCGGACACCTACTGGACCGCCGTCTACGCCAAGAAGGCCTTCTACACCGGCTACTACGGCGGCATCTCCTTCCCCGACCTCACCCGCGTCGGTCTGCTGTCCGACTCCCCGACCAACGAGACCGCCTGGCGCAGCAGGTCGTTCGACGAGGGCTTCGCCGAGGCCATGGCCACCGCGAACGAGGCGCGCCGCCAGGACCTGCTCGCCGGCATCCAGCGCGACCTGTGGAAGGACGGCGGATACGTCGTCTGGGGCACCGGCGACGGCCTGGACCTCGCCGCGCCCGGTGTGCGCGGACTGCCCGACGGCCCCGGTTTCCAGCGCATGTTCATCGACCAGGTGTGGATGGCGAAGTGA